One window from the genome of Acinetobacter sp. ANC 7912 encodes:
- a CDS encoding GspE/PulE family protein, with protein MKFDFEIDTGWCLEQLFKDGKISERDRMLVQTTHRQREQLKWHPLQWIAHFNLVDRSHPQSTLTLNRLCQWLAEKTGLPFYIIDPLKADVQALTSVMSQEYAQRNRILAVEIQPDKVLIATDQPYQTEWMASLQQNISPRKIERVLLSPDQLQRYIVEYYQVSRAVSGSQRSSAYDRENKGVEALLQLGDTQNPDANDQHIVKLVDWVLQFAFEQGASDIHMEPRKDTGKIRFRIDGVLHTIYNMPANTLTAVISRIKILGRMNVAEKRKPQDGRLKTRTPKGQETELRLSTLPTAFSEKLVMRIFDPEVLVRSFQQLGFEGHLLNDWNKLTSHSHGIILVTGPTGSGKTTTLYSTLKQLATEEVNVCTIEDPIEMLEPSFNQMQVNTGIDLGFADGVRALMRQDPDIIMVGEIRDEDTANMAIQAALTGHLVLSTLHTNDAPSSLTRLHDLGVQPFLTAATILGVLAQRLVRTLCPHCKEEGFMDEQEWQHLTADYPLPRPEFVFHPVGCDECRNTGYKGRIGIYEFMPLSLNTKQLIGANANLDQLRAQAKKEGIEPLRIAGARKILEGVTTLEEVLRVVPLN; from the coding sequence ATGAAATTTGACTTCGAAATCGATACCGGCTGGTGTCTGGAACAATTATTTAAAGACGGGAAAATCAGTGAACGTGACCGTATGCTGGTCCAGACCACACATCGTCAGCGCGAACAGCTGAAATGGCATCCTTTGCAATGGATCGCCCATTTTAATCTGGTTGACCGATCTCATCCCCAAAGCACATTAACTTTAAACCGCTTATGCCAATGGCTAGCAGAAAAAACCGGTCTGCCATTTTATATTATTGATCCCTTAAAGGCCGATGTGCAGGCATTAACCTCGGTCATGTCACAGGAATATGCACAGCGTAACCGGATTCTGGCAGTAGAAATTCAGCCGGATAAAGTGCTGATTGCCACCGATCAACCTTATCAAACCGAATGGATGGCCAGCCTGCAGCAAAATATCAGCCCACGAAAAATTGAACGGGTATTGCTCAGTCCAGATCAATTACAACGTTATATTGTTGAATATTATCAGGTCAGCCGTGCCGTCAGTGGTTCGCAGCGTTCCTCAGCTTATGACCGGGAAAATAAAGGCGTGGAAGCCTTATTGCAGCTGGGTGATACCCAGAATCCGGATGCCAATGACCAGCATATTGTCAAGTTGGTGGACTGGGTGCTGCAGTTTGCCTTTGAGCAGGGTGCCAGTGATATTCACATGGAACCACGTAAGGATACTGGCAAGATCCGTTTCCGGATTGATGGCGTACTGCATACTATTTACAACATGCCGGCGAATACACTTACGGCTGTTATCTCACGTATTAAAATCCTCGGCCGGATGAATGTAGCGGAAAAACGAAAACCACAAGATGGTCGTCTGAAAACCCGTACACCTAAAGGGCAGGAAACAGAACTACGTTTATCGACTTTGCCCACAGCCTTTAGTGAAAAGCTGGTCATGCGTATCTTTGACCCAGAAGTTCTGGTCAGAAGTTTCCAACAGCTTGGTTTTGAAGGCCATTTGCTGAATGACTGGAACAAGCTGACCAGCCATAGTCATGGGATTATTCTGGTCACAGGTCCGACTGGTTCCGGTAAAACCACGACCTTATATTCAACTTTAAAGCAGTTGGCGACCGAAGAAGTCAATGTCTGTACCATTGAAGATCCGATTGAAATGCTCGAGCCGAGCTTTAACCAGATGCAGGTCAATACCGGCATTGATCTTGGTTTTGCTGATGGTGTACGTGCGTTAATGCGACAGGATCCGGACATTATCATGGTCGGGGAGATTCGTGATGAAGATACGGCCAATATGGCCATTCAGGCCGCGTTGACCGGTCACCTTGTGCTTTCAACCCTACATACTAACGATGCGCCGTCGAGTCTGACCCGTTTGCATGATCTTGGGGTACAGCCATTCCTGACCGCTGCCACAATTCTAGGTGTGCTGGCGCAGCGTCTGGTGCGTACGCTGTGTCCGCATTGCAAGGAAGAAGGCTTTATGGATGAGCAGGAATGGCAGCACCTGACCGCAGATTATCCATTGCCACGTCCTGAGTTTGTCTTTCATCCGGTCGGTTGTGATGAATGCCGTAATACCGGCTATAAAGGCCGTATCGGGATTTATGAGTTTATGCCGCTCAGCCTGAATACCAAGCAGCTGATTGGCGCGAATGCTAATTTAGACCAACTCCGTGCCCAGGCGAAAAAAGAAGGTATTGAGCCGCTCAGAATTGCGGGTGCACGCAAGATCTTGGAAGGGGTGACCACGCTGGAAGAAGTACTACGCGTTGTGCCGCTGAATTAA
- a CDS encoding NirD/YgiW/YdeI family stress tolerance protein produces the protein MKTMIKAMLAVVMMGSTATVAIAQDQVVNQHAFAKTVTVKQALGMKDDSKVQLKGHVVKSVGDEKYQFRDSTGTITVEIDDELWQGKPVSAKTPITIIGEVDVDYKPAKRVEIDVDEVRFN, from the coding sequence ATGAAAACTATGATCAAAGCAATGTTAGCCGTAGTCATGATGGGTTCAACTGCAACTGTCGCAATCGCGCAAGACCAAGTGGTCAATCAACATGCATTTGCTAAAACAGTCACTGTCAAACAGGCGCTGGGTATGAAAGATGACAGCAAAGTGCAGTTAAAAGGTCATGTGGTGAAATCGGTAGGTGATGAGAAATATCAGTTCCGTGATAGCACCGGTACCATCACTGTCGAAATCGATGATGAGTTATGGCAAGGAAAACCGGTGTCTGCCAAAACACCAATTACTATCATTGGTGAGGTAGACGTGGACTACAAACCAGCAAAACGTGTTGAAATCGATGTCGATGAAGTCCGTTTCAACTAA